A region of Cheilinus undulatus linkage group 10, ASM1832078v1, whole genome shotgun sequence DNA encodes the following proteins:
- the LOC121515985 gene encoding tripartite motif-containing protein 16-like has product MAGLDRDSFSCSICLDLLKEPVTIPCGHSYCMSCIKSHWDTEGENKSYSCPQCRQTFTPMPVLVKSTMLAVLMEEMKKSRLQAAPDDHCYAGAEDVACDVCTGRKLKAQKSCLVCLVSFCEKHLQPHKSSAFEKHKLVEPTRKLQENVCSRHDEVMKMFCRTDQRSICYLCSVDEHKGHDTVSAAAERAERQRELQGSRLKIQKRIQDRQKDVKLLQQEAEAINRSADKAVEDSEKIFTQLIRLMEQRRSDLKQQVRSQQDAEMSRVRELQEKLEKEIAELERKDAELETLSHTENNNHFIHSYPSLSQISESADSFSSDLHPLSYFEDVTVAVTEVRDQLQEVLSEKWTNITQTVTDVEVLLSAEPKTRAEFLRFSCDITLDPNTANNQVSLSDGNRKATFTESNQCYSKHPDRFTAWCQVLSRESLPRRCYWEVEWAGSVVGLAVSYKNISRSGSSESLFGGNDKSWKLDCYNNSYRFAHKNASTPVSGPQSNRLGVYMNSRAGILSFYSVSETMTLLHRVQTTFTQPLHAGLWLCGYRDNAKFCKLK; this is encoded by the coding sequence ATGGCGGGGCTGGACCGAGACTCTTTCTCTTGTTCCATTTGTTTGGATCTACTGAAGGAGCCGGTGACTATTCCCTGTGGACACAGCTACTGCATGAGCTGTATTAAAAGCCACTGGGATACAGAGGGGGAGAATAAGAGCTACAGCTGCCCTCAGTGTAGGCAGACCTTCACACCCATGCCTGTGCTGGTGAAAAGCACTATGTTGGCAGTTTtgatggaggagatgaagaagaGCAGACTCCAGGCTGCTCCTGATGATCACTGCTATGCTGGAGCTGAAGATGTGGCCTGTGACGTCTGCACCGGGAGGAAACTGAAAGCCCAAAAGTCCTGTCTGGTGTGTTTGGTCTCATTTTGTGAGAAACACCTTCAACCTCATAAATCTTCAGCCTTTGAAAAGCACAAGCTGGTGGAGCCGACCAGAAAGCTCCAGGAGAACGTCTGCTCTCGTCACGATGAGGTGATGAAGATGTTCTGTCGCACTGATCAGCGCTCCATCTGTTATCTCTGCTCTGTGGACGAACACAAAGGCCATGACACCGTCTCAGCGGCAGCAGAGAGGgctgagaggcagagagagctcCAGGGGAGTCGGCTCAAAATCCAGAAGAGAATCCAGGACAGACAGAAAGATGTGAAGCTTCTCCAACAGGAAGCGGAGGCTATCAATCGCTCCGCTGATAAAGCAGTGGAGGACAGTGAGAAGATCTTCACCCAGCTGATCCGTCTCATGGAGCAAAGACGATCTGATCTGAAGCAGCAGGTCCGATCACAGCAGGACGCTGAGATGAGTCGAGTCAGAGAGCTTCAGGAGAAGCTGGAGAAGGAGATCGCTGAGCTGGAGAGGAAAGACGCTGAGCTGGAGACGCTGTCACACACAGAGAACAACAACCACTTTATACACAGCTACCCCTCACTGTCACAAATCAGTGAATCTGCAGACTCATTCAGCTCTGACCTTCATCCTCTGAGCTACTTTGAGGATGTGACAGTGGCTGTAACAGAAGTCAGAGATCAGCTTCAAGAAGTTCTGAGTGAGAAGTGGACCAACATcacacagacagtgactgaTGTGGAGGTTTTACTGTCGGCAGAGCCCAAGACCAGAGCTGAGTTCTTAAGATTCTCATGTGACATCACTCTGGATCCAAACACAGCAAACAATCAGGTCTCACTGTCTGATGGGAACAGAAAAGCAACATTTACAGAATCCAACCAGTGTTATTCCAAACACCCAGACAGATTTACTGCTTGGTGTCAGGTTCTGAGCAGAGAGAGTCTGCCTCGGCGTTGTTACTGGGAGGTGGAGTGGGCTGGTTCTGTGGTTGGTTTGGCAGTTTCATACAAGAATATCAGCAGATCAGGGAGCTCTGAGTCTCTATTTGGAGGAAATGACAAATCCTGGAAGTTAGATTGCTACAACAACAGTTATAGATTTGCACACAAAAATGCCAGTACTCCAGTCTCAGGTCCTCAGTCTAACAGACTGGGTGTGTATATGAATAGCAGAGCAGGTATTCTGTCCTTCTACAGCGTCTCTGAGACTATGACTCTcctccacagagtccagaccacgTTCACTCAGCCTCTGCATGCTGGACTTTGGTTGTGTGGTTACAGAGACAATGCCAAATTCTGTAAACTCAAGTAG
- the LOC121515984 gene encoding tripartite motif-containing protein 16-like, producing MAGLDRDSFSCCICLDLLKEPVTIPCGHSYCMSCIKSHWDTEGENKSYSCPQCRQTFTPMPVLVKSTMLAVLMEEMKKSRLQAAPDDHCYAGAEDVACDICTGKKLKAQKSCLVCLVSFCEKHLQPHKSSAFEKHKLVEPTRKLQENVCSRHDEVMKMFCRTDQRSICYLCSVDKHKGHDTVSAAAERAERQRELQGSRLKIQQRIQDRQKDVKLLQQESEAINRSADKAVEASEKIFTQLIRLMEQRRSDLKQQVRSQQDAEMSRVMELREKLEKEITELERKDAELVTLSHTEDNNHFIHSYPSLSQISESADSFSSDLHPLSYFEDVTVAVTEVRDQLQEVLREKWTNITQTVTHVEVLLSAAPPEPKTRAQFLRFSCDITLDPNTAHNQVSLSDGNRKATLTQLSQCYSNHPDRFTYWCQVLSRESLPQRCYWEVEWAGSGVCVAVSYKNISRSGSYDECKFGRNDKSWRLGCYNNSYSFVHNKVRPPVSGPQSNRVGVYVDHRSGILSFYSVSETMTVLHRVQTTFTQPLHAGLLFWHTYGDNAEFCKLK from the coding sequence ATGGCGGGGCTGGACCGGGACTCTTTCTCTTGTTGCATCTGTTTGGATCTACTGAAGGAGCCGGTGACTATTCCCTGTGGACACAGCTACTGCATGAGCTGTATTAAAAGCCACTGGGATACAGAGGGGGAGAATAAGAGCTACAGCTGCCCTCAGTGTAGGCAGACCTTCACACCCATGCCTGTGCTGGTGAAAAGCACCATGTTGGCAGTTTtgatggaggagatgaagaagaGCAGACTCCAGGCTGCTCCTGATGATCACTGCTACGCTGGAGCTGAAGATGTGGCCTGTGACATCTGCACTGGGAAGAAACTGAAAGCCCAAAAGTCCTGTCTGGTGTGTTTGGTCTCATTTTGTGAGAAACACCTTCAGCCTCATAAATCTTCGGCCTTTGAAAAGCACAAGCTGGTGGAGCCGACCAGGAAGCTCCAGGAGAACGTCTGCTCTCGTCACGATGAGGTGATGAAGATGTTCTGTCGCACTGATCAGCGCTCCATCTGTTATCTCTGCTCTGTGGACAAACACAAAGGCCACGACACCGTCTCAGCGGCAGCAGAGAGGGccgagaggcagagagagctcCAGGGGAGTCGGCTCAAAATCCAGCAGAGAATTCAGGACAGACAGAAAGATGTGAAGCTGCTCCAACAGGAATCGGAGGCTATCAATCGCTCCGCTGATAAAGCAGTGGAGGCCAGTGAGAAGATCTTCACCCAGCTGATCCGTCTCATGGAGCAAAGACGATCTGATCTGAAGCAGCAGGTCCGATCACAGCAGGACGCTGAGATGAGTCGAGTCATGGAGCTTCGGGAGAAGCTGGAGAAGGAGAtcactgagctggagaggaAAGACGCTGAGCTAGTGACGCTGTCACACACGGAGGACAACAACCACTTTATACACAGCTACCCCTCACTGTCACAAATCAGTGAATCTGCAGACTCATTCAGCTCTGACCTTCATCCTCTGAGCTACTTTGAGGACGTGACAGTGGCTGTAACAGAAGTCAGAGATCAACTACAAGAAGTTCTGAGAGAGAAGTGGACCAACATCACACAGACGGTGACTCATGTGGAGGTTTTACTGTCGGCAGCACCGCCAGAGCCCAAAACCAGAGCTCAGTTCTTAAGATTCTCATGTGACATCACTCTGGATCCAAACACAGCACACAATCAGGTCTCACTGTCTGATGGGAACAGAAAAGCAACATTAACACAATTAAGCCAGTGTTATTCCAATCACCCAGACAGATTCACTTATTGGTGTCAGGTTCTGAGCAGAGAGAGTCTGCCTCAGCGTTGTTACTGGGAGGTGGAGTGGGCTGGTTCTGGGGTTTGTGTGGCAGTTTCATACAAGAATATCAGCAGATCAGGGAGCTATGATGAGTGTAAATTTGGACGAAATGACAAATCCTGGAGGTTAGGTTGCTACAACAACAGTTATTCATTTGTGCACAACAAAGTCCGGCCTCCAGTCTCAGGTCCTCAGTCTAACAGAGTGGGTGTGTACGTGGATCACAGATCAGGTATTCTGTCCTTCTACAGTGTCTCTGAGACTATGACTGTcctccacagagtccagaccacgTTCACTCAGCCTCTACATGCTGGACTTTTGTTTTGGCACACTTATGGAGACAATGCTGAGTTCTGTAAACTCAAGTAG
- the LOC121516155 gene encoding tripartite motif-containing protein 16-like, whose protein sequence is MAGLDRDSFSCSICLDLLKEPVTIPCGHSYCMSCIKSHWDTEGENKSYSCPQCRQTFTPMPVLVKSTMLAVLMEEMKKSRLRAAPDNHCYAGAEDVACDVCTGRKLKAQKSCLVCLVSFCEKHLQPHKSSAFEKHKLVEPTRKLQENVCSRHDEVMKMFCRTDQRSICYLCSVDKHKGHDTVSAAAERAERQRELQGSRLNIQQRIQDRQKDVKLLQQESEAINRSADKAVEDSEKIFTQLIRLMEQRRSDLKQQVRSQQDAEVSRVMELQEKLEKEIAELERKDAELETLSHTENNNHFIHSYPSLSQISESADSFSSDRHPLSYFEDVTVAVTEVRDQLQEFLSEKWTNITQTVTHVEVLLSAGPKTRAEFLRFSCDITLDPNTAHNQVSLSDGNRKATYTKSSHCYSKHSDRFTNMCQVLSRESLPRRCYWEVEWAGSVVGLAVSYKNIHRSGSSFKSLFGGNDKSWRLDCHIDSYTFFHNKVSTPVSGPQSNRLGVYVDHRAGILSFYSVSETMTLLHRVQTTFTQPLHAGLWFGWSYGNKAEFCKLK, encoded by the coding sequence ATGGCGGGGCTGGACCGGGACTCTTTCTCTTGCTCCATCTGTTTGGATCTACTGAAGGAGCCGGTGACTATTCCCTGTGGACACAGCTACTGCATGAGCTGTATTAAAAGCCACTGGGATACGGAGGGGGAGAATAAGAGCTACAGCTGCCCTCAGTGTAGGCAGACCTTCACACCCATGCCTGTGCTGGTGAAAAGCACCATGTTGGCAGTTTtgatggaggagatgaagaagaGCAGACTCCGGGCTGCTCCTGATAATCACTGCTACGCTGGAGCTGAAGATGTGGCCTGTGATGTCTGCACTGGGAGGAAACTGAAAGCCCAAAAGTCCTGTCTGGTGTGTTTGGTCTCATTTTGTGAGAAACACCTTCAGCCTCATAAATCTTCGGCTTTTGAAAAGCACAAGCTGGTGGAGCCGACCAGGAAGCTCCAGGAGAACGTCTGCTCTCGTCATGATGAGGTGATGAAGATGTTCTGTCGCACTGATCAGCGCTCCATCTGTTATCTCTGCTCTGTGGACAAACACAAAGGCCACGACACCGTCTCAGCGGCAGCAGAGAGGGccgagaggcagagagagctcCAGGGGAGTCGACTCAACATCCAGCAGAGAATTCAGGACAGACAGAAAGATGTGAAGCTGCTCCAACAGGAATCGGAGGCTATCAATCGCTCCGCTGATAAAGCAGTGGAGGACAGTGAGAAGATCTTCACCCAGCTGATCCGTCTCATGGAGCAAAGACGATCTGATCTGAAGCAGCAGGTCCGATCACAGCAGGACGCTGAGGTGAGTCGAGTCATGGAGCTTCAGGAGAAGCTGGAGAAGGAGATCGCTGAGCTGGAGAGGAAAGACGCTGAGCTGGAGACACTGTCACACACGGAGAACAACAACCACTTTATACACAGCTACCCCTCACTGTCACAAATCAGTGAATCTGCAGACTCATTCAGCTCTGACCGTCATCCTCTGAGCTACTTTGAGGATGTGACGGTGGCTGTAACAGAAGTCAGAGATCAACTTCAAGAATTTCTGAGTGAGAAGTGGACCAACATCACACAGACAGTGACTCATGTGGAGGTTTTACTGTCGGCAGGGCCCAAGACCAGAGCTGAGTTCTTAAGATTCTCATGTGACATCACTCTGGATCCAAACACAGCACACAATCAGGTCTCACTGTCTGATGGGAACAGAAAAGCAACGTATACAAAATCTAGCCACTGTTATTCCAAACACTCAGATAGATTCACTAATATGTGTCAGGTTCTTAGCAGAGAGAGTCTGCCTCGGCGTTGTTACTGGGAGGTGGAGTGGGCTGGTTCTGTGGTTGGTTTGGCAGTTTCATACAAGAATATACACAGATCAGGGAGCTCTTTTAAGTCTCTATTTGGAGGAAATGACAAATCCTGGAGGTTAGATTGCCACATAGACAGTTATACATTTTTTCACAACAAAGTCAGTACTCCAGTCTCAGGTCCTCAGTCTAACAGACTGGGTGTGTACGTGGATCACAGAGCAGGTATTCTGTCCTTCTACAGCGTCTCTGAGACTATGACTCTcctccacagagtccagaccacgTTCACTCAGCCTCTACATGCTGGACTTTGGTTTGGGTGGAGTTATGGAAACAAAGCTGAGTTCTGTAAACTCAAGTAG
- the LOC121515986 gene encoding tripartite motif-containing protein 16-like, producing MPVLVKSTMLAVLMEEMKKSRLQAAPDDHCYAGAEDVACDVCTGRKLKAQKSCLVCLVSFCEKHLQPHKSSAFEKHKLVEPTRKLQENICSRHDEVMKMFCRTDQRSICYLCSVDEHRGHDTVSAAAERAEKQRELQGSRLNIQQRIQDRQKDVKLLQQESEAINRSADKAVEDSEKIFTQLIRLMEQRRSDLKQQVRSQQDAEVSRVMELQEKLEKEIAELERKDAELETLSHTEDNNHFLHSYPSLSQISESADSFSSDRHPLSYFEDVTVAVTEVRDQLQEVLREKWTNITQTVTHVEVLLSAAPPESRTRAQFLRFSCDITLDLNTAHNQVSLSDGNRKATYTKRSQCYSNHPDRFTYWRQVLSRESLPQRCYWEVEWAGSGVSVAVSYKNISRSGNSSECVFGGNDKSWRLDCYNNSYTFVHNKVSTPVSGPQSNRVGLCVDHRAGILSFYSVSETMTVLHRVQTTFTQPLHAGLLFWLHVGDKAEFCKLK from the coding sequence ATGCCTGTGCTGGTGAAAAGCACCATGTTGGCAGTTTtgatggaggagatgaagaagaGCAGACTCCAGGCTGCTCCTGATGATCACTGCTACGCTGGAGCTGAAGATGTGGCCTGTGATGTCTGCACTGGGAGGAAACTGAAAGCCCAAAAGTCCTGTCTGGTGTGTTTGGTCTCATTTTGTGAGAAACACCTTCAACCTCATAAATCTTCGGCCTTTGAAAAGCACAAGCTGGTGGAGCCAACCAGGAAGCTCCAGGAGAACATCTGCTCTCGTCACGATGAGGTAATGAAGATGTTCTGTCGCACTGATCAGCGCTCCATCTGTTATCTCTGCTCTGTGGACGAACACAGAGGCCACGACACCGTCTCAGCGGCAGCAGAGAGGGCCGAGAAGCAGAGAGAGCTCCAGGGGAGTCGTCTCAACATCCAGCAGAGAATCCAGGACAGACAGAAAGATGTGAAGCTGCTCCAACAGGAATCGGAGGCTATCAATCGCTCCGCTGATAAAGCAGTGGAGGACAGTGAGAAGATCTTCACCCAACTGATCCGTCTCATGGAGCAAAGACGATCTGATCTGAAGCAGCAGGTCCGATCACAGCAGGACGCTGAGGTGAGTCGAGTCATGGAGCTTCAGGAGAAGCTGGAGAAGGAGATCGCTGAGCTGGAGAGGAAAGACGCTGAGCTGGAGACACTGTCACACACGGAGGACAACAACCACTTTCTACACAGCTACCCCTCACTGTCACAAATCAGTGAATCTGCAGACTCATTCAGCTCTGACCGTCATCCTCTGAGCTACTTTGAGGATGTGACAGTGGCTGTAACAGAAGTCAGAGATCAGCTACAAGAAGTTTTGAGAGAGAAGTGGACCAACATCACACAGACGGTGACTCATGTGGAGGTTTTACTGTCGGCAGCACCGCCAGAGTCCAGAACCAGAGCTCAGTTCTTAAGATTCTCATGCGACATCACTCTGGATCTAAACACAGCACACAATCAGGTCTCACTGTCTGATGGGAACAGAAAAGCAACATATACAAAACGTAGCCAGTGTTATTCCAATCACCCAGACAGATTCACTTATTGGAGGCAGGTTCTGAGCAGAGAGAGTCTGCCTCAGCGTTGTTACTGGGAGGTGGAGTGGGCTGGTTCTGGGGTTAGTGTGGCAGTTTCATACAAGAATATCAGCAGATCAGGGAACTCTAGTGAGTGTGTATTTGGAGGAAATGACAAATCCTGGAGGTTAGATTGCTACAACAACAGTTATACATTTGTGCACAACAAAGTCAGTACTCCAGTCTCAGGTCCTCAGTCTAACAGAGTGGGTTTGTGCGTGGATCACAGAGCAGGTATTCTGTCCTTCTACAGCGTCTCTGAGACTATGACTGTcctccacagagtccagaccacgTTCACTCAGCCTCTGCATGCTGGACTTTTGTTTTGGTTGCatgttggagacaaagctgagTTCTGTAAACTCAAATAG